The Heptranchias perlo isolate sHepPer1 chromosome 18, sHepPer1.hap1, whole genome shotgun sequence genomic interval GGGGATATGTTCTAACCTGTGGAAAAAGATGAGCCATCTTGGAATTAAAACTAACTATTGTATCATCATTCTTATTTTAGCAAAGTCTGCCAAGCTTAACTGATCACCAAGAAGTGATTGCTGCCCTTAGACAGTGCAACTATGACGCAGATGATGTCATTTCCATTTTTTTAGCAATCTTTGGTGACAGCTTGTTGATACCACTCAAAAGCCGCCAAAAGGACTACAAAGAAAATTCTTACCGGTAAAAGAAAATCACAGTTGTATTAAAGCACTTATCTATTAGCAAAGTGTATGTCCATGGGAAACATTTACTATCTAAACATTTATTTTTTGAATTCACAACTACTGTTGCCTTGTTCTCATCCAAAATATCAATTTAATGTGATTATTCATTTAATATAAGGAATATTATAACATTTGGTAGTTAAATTCCCAAATTGAAAATAACAAATTGTTATTATTTACCTAAAAAGTGGTTGTCTTCTCAGCCACAAATTTTGTGAATTTCCATTTCTAATTGGATTCAATGTTCATGCATCACTTTGAGTTAATCATTAGTTTCCAATTCAGCTGAACAACCTAAACTAACAATAATCATAATTTGTGCATGCTTAAGTATTCTTTTAAATGAATAAACATTGGACAAGCATCCCTTTCCTGCCCATTTTGTGTATAGATTGAAAGTGTGATGTAATATTTACTAGACTGTAATTACCCTGTCCCCAATGCTTTTATATATACTTTATTATAACTAATTATTTGCTTTCAACCACATTCTAAATCAACCAAAATGCAAAGAATTAGCTCTTTTCCTGTGCTACAAAAACAACAGGTTGACCTAAAATTACCATTATTGGAAACCTAAGAGGTACTTAATTCATATAGACCACTTGCCAGTTTCATAAGTTTAACTTCAGGCACGGTTCATCTGTTTTAGCATCATATTATATGATTGTCAattaacgcttccgctgcctagaccacTTGGGAGGAGCTCTGCAATACAGCCCTATCCATGTATCCAGATCTGTGGTTTTGTGCTGCATAACTTTGTGACAccgagggaccagcccttaccatCACCTCagcagcaagaattggaggagcaacaagcagaaggaggagaaggaggtagaagaagagcagcatgaagaggaggaagatcaTGAGCAGATTTGGCCATTAGTGCCCCTCACTGTCAGTGTTTATCCAAGAGTGCTTCATGTGAAAAATCCcgcccatccccaatacaccaagtCCCGCAATCCTTATCACCACCACATTCACTAACGTCATCCGATTGCTTTCCTTCAGTCCCGCCTATGGGTCTTGCCCTAAATtgactgcaaatattaacaccaacaccaaattcagaaaacaaaaatgACTCCAAACAAccctattctatctgtgtataatATTTAACAGGAATTATTacgaatcacccttgtgcaaccccttaTTGCTTGTCTTGTGTGCCCGTTTACCTATCCTGGCGCTCCAATGAGATATATCCCGAGTGGCTACTActtggaggtggaaggctgctgagcttccatttaGCACTTTAGATGGCCGTGGTGGgtaacctcaagcagctctgggctttGAGGGCCTGACTGCAGATTGCAGCATCTCGCTGAGAGCCGGGGAAATTTGGCCCAGCTGGCCGTGTGGCATTATCAAGGGCAATGGCAGAATGGGTGGCGGGGTTGCAGGCAtgatgtcatcctgagagaggacagcaggtgcttCTCCCATGGAGGCAATGCCACTGTTGGGATTGCGCCTCATCACGCATTTGGTGGTGCgcaagaacagagtgcaggagtgatgtgacgctCTTGAAGCCCCTGTCAACATTGGCCCCCACTGACCAAAATGGCAGATATTTGAGTTCCATAGCAGCAATGTGAGCTGTCAACAGAGGCTCCATCATGGCGGATGTCACTGTTgtgttcatggagctgaccaaccgctccatgttggacagaatcgTCTCCATGCTGACTGCGAAGCCCTGATACAGCCTTTGGGCCCTCAATGTCagcatctgaatcctctgcagcagagctagtaagtgatctcaccctccagtgagctggcaccgGCTgcttcctatccccctgccataGGTTCTGCACATTTGTGGCCAGTGATTCACCACATGAAGACAACTCCTCTAACCTACCCTCTAAACTATGCATGGTGCCATTCTCTGAACTGGTGTTTGCTAGGGTCAGATCAAATGAcgctgcatcttcaggaaggctggcaCTATGTTACTGAAGTGGCACAAGGACTTCAACATTTTCggtacctgaaatgaaagagaggaataagggttagcttttagtgtgaagagagagcagagagaaatgagtggctgctgaaagcagctgcaatttgtcatgcagtgtgtagggtgagatagaaaTAAGAAGAGAAAGGggataaggtgtgaagaaaccctgcacGACGTCTCCTCGAGCTTTGCCACTTTCCATGCGCCACGCCATGACCCCTGACCTTGATGGCCAGCACCACCTCCTCCAGAATTGAAAGGGTGTGCAGGCATGGTTGGCCTCCCACGGTCGTTGCCTCTTGCTTCGTGTTGTGCAATCTTCTTCTGCAAGATAgaagagtgtgtgttagtgacagcctTCTGAGCTGTTTTgaggatgtgcctgtcatggttgaatagtttgtATGTTGTGTGCAAGATGTGAGGGATGGGGAAGTGAGGGATGCAATAGCGGTGAGAGTAGGAAGTGCAGAATGTGTGATtaggaggaaaaggaggtggagtgaagtgtggtgcactgattatgggagagtgaagggaaccaGAGGAGAGGAGTGTTGTGAGTAGTATGGCTGCAGATGCTGTAGGTGTGAAGAGAGTGCAGCTGAGGTGAGAGGTAAGATTTTTACCTGACAACTCTGATgaagtcattgaactttttccagcattgcagccatgtccttggaattaagctcctggcattgacctcctcagcgACCTCTTTCCACTGGCAGCAGAGGTGTTGCCTGGAGGACTTTCTGCCCTCCAGAGAgaacaggatctccctcctcctgtctacTGCCTGGACCTGGGCTCCAATGCTGCATCAAGGAACATGGGAGCCCTCTTTGTatttcttgcagccatgtctgcagccagagtgcaccccctttaagaagtgctggCTGGCTTTAAGTGGCGTCAGTGAAGCCCAGTATCCCACCCACCCCAAACAGGCAAGCAGCCAATAAGCAGCTTGGGTAGAGCCAACTGCACGCCTCACTTATTATAATAAGTTGCCTGCACAAATTTCACGTTGTCTTTGCCTGCACGTGAACAGGTGCATGCAGCACACCCTGTTTATAGGCACGATTGAATAATGGCTGAAAAACAGATGTAGACCCAATAAATTAATAAATCTTGAACAACGAAAGCAATGGTGAAGTGTATTAACTCCATGTTTCCAGTTTCTTTTATCCTACTTCAGCAAAGATTGCTCAGAAGTGGAAAGGTGTAACTGGGGATTATCCAACCTGAAGGAGAAATGAAAGCGACTGTGATGAGCAAatttcctgtaattttttttagatAGGTATTATAGATGGTCTTTAAGACAAACCTCAGTAAATACAGACCAGTTATAACAAGTAAGTAGTGTTCTACTTTGTCAGCATATCTTCTTAATTTGGATAGTAAGCCTTAGAATATCAGTACAAAATGTATGATTAAGCGTAAATGTAAATTTTGTGTGGTCAGTaacaattttaatttatttgaaGTCATTTGATAGAAAGAGACATAGTCATTGATGGCCTACAAGAAAAACTGAAACACAGCAACACAGCTTTAGAGAACCTTCATGAGAAAACTAGAGAATTGTTGGAGGAGAACTGTCGACAATCTGAAATGATTCAGCACCTACACAGAAAAGTAGCAGAGCTGGAAGCTGATCATAAGGAAGCCCTTGACAGAGTCATGGCTTTGCAGAaaataagaagcaggacctctgaTTCCATACCGATACCACCTGGTTCTTTTTCGGAGCCAAAGAAACTAGTGGAAATTTCTAAATTCACTCGTGAGTTAAGTATTTCCAACAGACAGCTTAGATTTATATTTAACTGTAAAATGTCAGAGATCAGTCATCTAATAAACCAACTTGCGAATCCTGTACTAAAGCTGAAAAATATGGAAGCAGGATCAACAAAAGAAATTGAAGACCTACGTTCTTTGTATAGGAAGGAAGCTTTGGAAAAAACATTGCTTTATAACAAACTGCAGGAGCTTTATGGAAACATCAGAGTATTTTGCCGCTGTAGGGAGGATCCAGGGGCACAGACCATACTGGACTTTCCTTCAGATAAGGAGGTATTAGTAAATCAGAAAGGGAACAGGAAGAGGTTCTCCTTTGATAAAGTTTATCCTCCTACTGCCACCCAGGTAAGCATTCTGTTGTACTCACTGCAATTCACTCGCATTGGCTTTTCCATTAATATTTAATATGGTTGTTTTCATTATTTCCTAATAATATGCCACTTCTATTCCACAGTCGGGTACACTACCCTAATGGTTCTGAAATAGCAAcctagaggtcatgagttcaaatccaactgTGACAAATTGTGTAACTAGCTAATTCCTTTTGTGTTATAAATCATAGTATCGAATTACACAAACATGAACAAAGAGGTTATTGCACCTGTAGCTGTACAATAATGAAAACATTGATAGTTTGAATCTTGAAAGAAATATAAATTCCAAAGTGTTTCTTTGGACTGGaagaaatgcagtaaacagtTGCTACTGATCTGATTTTCTGTTTATCACATAATTTGTTACTGTTTAAATGtgggaaataaatctcaattTAAACAGCTTTAAATCTTATATAGGTATAATAAAGTTAAATAATTGTAATGATTTGAACAGTTAATTTATTATTTTAGCTTGTTCGCCTATATCATGATCAGAATTTCTTATATGCCACAAAACTTTTCCCTGTATTTGCTGTCACCAGTCAGTAACGTAACCAAAAGAAATAATCCCTGTTATCAACAAGAGAACCAATAACATAATTTGTTTGTTTCTTCTGCTGCTTGGAGAAGATGTCACACTTTCCAGTGACACCACTATGCTTTGCATCatcataataagaacataagaaataggagcaggagtaggccttacagcccctcgagcctgctccgccattcaataagatcatggctgatcttcaacctcaactccactttccccatatcccttgattcccttagtgtccaaaaatctatcaatctcagtcttgaatatactcaacgactgagcatccacagcactctgggggtagagaattacaaatattcatgaccctctgagtgaagaaattcctcctcatcacagtcctaaatatctgaccccttatcctgagactatgcaccttagttctagactctctagccaggggaaacatcctctcagcatccatccTGTCAATCCCTCttagaaccttatatgtttcaatgagatcacttctcattcttctaaactccagagagtaaaggttCATTCCACTCAATCTTCCCTCATGGGactaacctctcatcccaggaatcaatctagtgaaccttcgttgcacaacctctaaggcaagtatatccttcctaaagagaccaaaactgtacatagtataccaggtgtggtctcaccaaagcactgtacaattgtagcaagacttcccttttcttgtactccaacccccttgcaataaaggtcaaaatACCATTggcttcctaattacttgctatacctgcatgttaactttctgtgttttgtgtacaaggacacccaaatccctctgactaccaacatttcttagtctctcaccttttaaaaaatattctgtttttctatttttccgaccaaagtgaataacctcacatttcctcacattatactccatctgccaccttctcacccactcgcttaacctgctgatatccctttgcagactctttgcatccccctcacagcttactttcccacctagctttgtattgtcagcaaacttggatacattacactcggtcccttcatctaagtcatttatatagattgtaaatagctgagtcccaaacaccgatccctactagttacaacttgccaacctgaaaatgacctgtttattcccactctctgttttctgtccgttaaccaatcctcaatccatgctaatatattacccccaatcttgtgtaacaacctcttacatggcaccttatcgagtgccttttgaaagtccaaatatactacatccactggttcccccttatctatcctgctaattacaccctcaaaaaactctaatagatttgtcaaacacgatttccctttcataaagccgtgttgatgctgcctaatcatattatgattttctaactgccctgttactacgttcttaataatagattctagcattttccctactactgatgtcaggctaactggcctatagttctctgTTTAATCACTCCCTTGAATAGcgggtttacatttgctaccttccaatccacggggaccgttctagaatctagggaattctggaagatcttacaatctgtttttatatttcttgctagattactctcattttcaattttctccctttttatcaatttattGGTTatcctttgttgatttctaaaaccctcccaatcctcaggctcacaacactttttggcaacattataagcctcttcttttaatcaaacactatcctcaacttctctagttagccacggtcgaatcacttttcctgtggagtttttattccttaagGGTATTTATATTTGTTggaaattatgaattatttctttaaatgttcaccattgcttatctaccatcatatattttaatctaatttcccaatctaccttagccaactcgcccctcatacctacataattggccttgtttaaatttaagaccctagtttcggacttaactgcaATACTATCAAACtcgatatgaaattctatcatataatgatcactcttccccagaagatcctttattataagatttaaTCCACATTAAATCTAATTCTCTTCCATTATTTGTAGGCTTATTCTACactttaaaatgtattatttGCATTTATCTCACAATACAAACAGAAAAATGTTGGGATTAATTAGGTATAGTATTTTTCCAGTGGACAGATGTGACATCATAATATGTGTTATCATTGCTTATATATTATTCAGTTGAGTTCACCCTTTAGATTAATATCACATCTAGTGGattccttccatgcagaaatcTGGAGTCACAAAAGCACCAATTGGTATCTACAATAGCTGTTCTGCTGTCACTTTTGTGGATTTATGCCATGAAAAAAGATCCTGTAACTAGGATGTATCTGAGATTATTCAGAAGGTTTACTAAAACGATCATTTGTCCAATGTTTTAATTTGTTGTTGAAATACCTTAGGAGCAGGTGTTTGAAGGGACACTTCCCATCATCACATCTTGTGTAGATGGCTATAATATCTGCATTGTGGCCTATGGTCAGACAGGCTCAGGAAAGACTTACACAATGATGGGTAACGAAGATAATCCTGGAGTGAACATAAGGTCAGCTCCAAAATGTTTTGCTGATGTTAAAAGTAGTGTTTTAAGTTATTTTACATGTAGAATCTATCATTTGTAAAGGTAAAATGAGTTGGTTTTCATACTTTAGCTTAAAAGGCGATATGTGCTTAAACTGGTCATCACTAAATATGATTGTTCATTTACTTAGGTCAATCAGGGAACTTCTTCGAATATGTCAGGAAAGAAAAAACATCAAATATACTACAAAGGTAATCATTATCCTGATGTTTTCAAAATTGGGAATAAATATaatttcacttttttaaaaaaatcaatgattTTTGTATTTTTGAATATAATGGTTCTTATGGAGCTGCCCTGTTTGTGTAAATCTGGGACAGGGAAGATTTTTTTGCCTCATACAACAGCAAACAGtaatttgtgtatatatatagtgcctttaacatgataaaacgtcccaaggcgcttcacaggattgtaatcagacaaaaattgacaccaagccaaagaaagagatattaggacaggtgaccaaaagcttggtcaaaaatggcaggttttaaggaggatcttaaaggaggagaagtggagaggttttggagggaattccagagcttagggcctaaatggctgaagggacgaccaccaatggtagggggaaggaagtgggagacGCActagagaccagagttggaggaacacagatttCTCGGAAGATTGTACAGCTGTAgggggttacagagctagggaggggtgagggcgtggagggatttgaacatgaagatgagaattttaacatcgAGGCAGTGGTGGACCGGaagccagtgtagatcagcgagcacaggggtgatgggtgaaccacTGTCTTTCCATCTTTCCTATAATAAACCATTCAAATATACTCTGCAATTTCTAAAACGCTCATCATGCACAAACTGTAAAAATCAGTTCATCCACATTTTATTGTCTGTAGTAGAAATCAAAGAATGATTTCAAATATATTACAATACCATTgtgaaaataaaattattttaaaagtttttccaGTCATCAAAGTTTTGAACAAAGATTCACACAAGGATCAATTTTCTGACAAGCTGATTGCCACCATTGGCAGAATTCAAGTCAGCAGGGTGTCAGGAAATAGGGAAGTGAGTGCTTCTTCACCAATACACACCCCACTGATATATCTCCTTAGGCTGTATTATTCACTCCCGCTCATTTTCAGCAGGACCCTAATTATTCATGTACACCGCATGATAATGAGGGCTTTTAGCAGGCCTGTTGACATTTCTGATAATCAGACATTAAAGGGAAGCTGCTTAAACTTTCAAtttaaagggaaagaaaaaagttgtaatgtattttttaa includes:
- the LOC137334452 gene encoding uncharacterized protein gives rise to the protein MDKQKEYKLNDSRLQEKDLEQSLPSLTDHQEVIAALRQCNYDADDVISIFLAIFGDSLLIPLKSRQKDYKENSYRHLIERDIVIDGLQEKLKHSNTALENLHEKTRELLEENCRQSEMIQHLHRKVAELEADHKEALDRVMALQKIRSRTSDSIPIPPGSFSEPKKLVEISKFTRELSISNRQLRFIFNCKMSEISHLINQLANPVLKLKNMEAGSTKEIEDLRSLYRKEALEKTLLYNKLQELYGNIRVFCRCREDPGAQTILDFPSDKEVLVNQKGNRKRFSFDKVYPPTATQEQVFEGTLPIITSCVDGYNICIVAYGQTGSGKTYTMMGNEDNPGVNIRSIRELLRICQERKNIKYTTKISMLEIYNEAIQDLLTKQLNAQLEIRTQGKTVVIPGLTEIEIKTEKDIRRVMQCGNKNRTVASTKMNSGRYYLIEINNLTS